In one Rugosibacter aromaticivorans genomic region, the following are encoded:
- a CDS encoding DUF6941 family protein produces the protein MKKNTDRFLTAIFCDDIRHEMGNKISLMGCYQEELMVPATPFVLPKLCVYASAWTPKERLFKSLTLRVVQDDENELARLDVPMLPLDEVARVQDATSTRKTVSTAIAFSPFPIEKPTSLRLLATTEEGEIIGPRLLIKIAAAPESATLPVDRLDRASASTKRKPSIRKKVASAGKP, from the coding sequence ATGAAAAAGAACACTGATCGTTTCCTCACGGCTATTTTTTGCGATGACATTCGGCATGAAATGGGCAACAAGATTTCGCTGATGGGGTGCTACCAAGAAGAACTGATGGTTCCCGCGACACCTTTCGTTTTGCCAAAATTATGCGTTTATGCGTCTGCATGGACACCGAAGGAAAGGCTCTTCAAGTCGTTAACGCTACGTGTTGTTCAGGACGATGAAAACGAGTTGGCGCGTCTTGATGTCCCGATGCTACCGCTCGACGAGGTTGCTCGAGTTCAGGACGCTACATCCACGCGCAAAACAGTGAGCACCGCAATCGCGTTTTCGCCTTTCCCTATTGAAAAGCCAACGTCGCTTCGTTTGCTGGCCACGACGGAAGAAGGTGAAATCATCGGCCCGCGTCTATTGATCAAGATTGCGGCAGCACCAGAGTCGGCAACCTTGCCCGTCGATAGGCTGGATAGAGCATCTGCATCAACAAAGCGCAAGCCGTCAATACGAAAAAAAGTAGCATCAGCAGGCAAGCCCTAA
- a CDS encoding addiction module protein codes for MLTIEHLTRVEKLRMMEALWDDLSREDSSLQSPAWHGDALHEAEAALAAGEARFIDWDQAKKLLLGGDTA; via the coding sequence ATGTTGACTATCGAACACCTCACACGCGTGGAAAAGCTGCGCATGATGGAAGCGCTTTGGGATGATCTTTCCCGCGAGGATTCGTCGCTGCAATCCCCGGCATGGCATGGTGATGCGCTGCATGAAGCCGAAGCCGCGCTGGCGGCGGGTGAGGCGCGTTTTATCGATTGGGATCAGGCCAAAAAACTGCTGCTCGGTGGTGACACCGCTTGA
- a CDS encoding type II toxin-antitoxin system RelE/ParE family toxin, whose translation MKIRILSLALSDLAHGKHFYERQSAGLGAYFLDSLFSDIDALLIHAGVHQQFHGYFRALSKRFPYAIYYKLEDDCADVWRVLDCRQNPVRLTQALKSGGVASAGKRAT comes from the coding sequence TTGAAAATAAGAATACTGTCGTTGGCGTTAAGCGATCTGGCGCATGGCAAGCACTTTTATGAGCGTCAGAGTGCCGGTCTGGGCGCGTACTTTCTCGATTCGCTGTTTTCGGATATTGACGCCCTGCTGATTCATGCGGGGGTGCATCAGCAGTTTCACGGCTATTTTCGGGCGCTGTCGAAACGCTTTCCTTACGCGATCTACTACAAGCTTGAAGATGATTGCGCTGATGTTTGGCGCGTGCTCGATTGCCGCCAGAACCCAGTGCGGCTAACGCAGGCACTCAAGTCTGGTGGTGTAGCGTCAGCAGGGAAGAGGGCAACTTAA
- a CDS encoding ABC transporter permease, which produces MRNFNLAWRMLRRDWRAGELTVVGMAIVLAVAALTSVGFLTDRVEQALKLEAHQLLGGDLLLTADHPWVADYRREAAARGLRIAESTTFPSMVQINGTAQLAEIKAVSENYPLRGALRIAPVLNVKDATTQHVPRPGEAWPDERLATALNLAPGMALALGNTDVKIDAILTLEPDRGTNLFAIAPRLMINLADLPVTGLIQNGSRVSYRLHLAGEPAAVAGFGSWAEARLGRGEKLESLDNARPEIRNITERAQRFLRLAALLAVILAAVAVALAAERYLRRHLDSCAVMRCLGASGAQLLLIHGGEFLLFGLLATLVGCGLGYATQAVLQQLLGGLLVTALPAPSWLPWLHGLLVGLILVGGFALPPLLRLRRASTLRVLRRELATEPASIMAYLLGSVLLAALMLWMADGLRLGLIVLAGFLAALIVFTLMLRGWVALLGLVRPAGSGYGWRHGLVNLRRRLNATLVQAVALALGLTALLLFTVARGDLLASWQKRLPADAPNRFVINIQPDQRLAIADFFTAHGLPPPALAPMVRGRLVAVNGAAINPTSYPDEQAQRLVDREFNLSWSADLPAGNRVTSGRWHGNIQRAEFSVEQGIAKTLHLKLGDRLVYDIAGQRVEASITSLRTLDWDSMRVNFFVIAPPGLLDAASASYITSFYLPAARGALIPDLVKAFPNLTVIDVASLVRQLNGTLDQVVHAVELVFGFAVLAGLAVLSAALQASSDERQHELAVLRALGARRRQLARALLAEFLMLGAMAGLLGGIAASLIGWGLARFVFQLDYLPQPHLWFIGLFAGSAMVAAVGWMSSVKLLRQPAMVALRG; this is translated from the coding sequence ATGCGCAATTTCAATCTTGCCTGGCGCATGCTGAGGCGCGACTGGCGGGCGGGCGAGCTGACGGTGGTGGGCATGGCCATCGTGCTGGCGGTCGCAGCGTTGACCAGCGTCGGTTTTCTCACCGACCGTGTGGAGCAGGCGCTGAAGCTGGAAGCGCATCAGTTGCTGGGCGGCGATTTGCTGCTCACGGCGGACCATCCGTGGGTGGCGGATTACCGGCGCGAAGCCGCGGCGCGCGGCTTGCGGATAGCGGAAAGCACGACCTTTCCGAGCATGGTGCAGATTAACGGCACAGCGCAGTTGGCTGAAATCAAGGCGGTGTCGGAAAACTATCCGCTGCGCGGCGCGCTGCGCATTGCACCGGTGTTGAACGTGAAGGATGCAACAACGCAACATGTTCCCCGCCCGGGTGAAGCCTGGCCGGATGAACGTCTGGCTACGGCGCTCAATCTGGCGCCGGGCATGGCCTTGGCGCTGGGCAATACCGACGTGAAAATTGACGCAATATTGACGCTGGAGCCGGATCGCGGCACCAATCTGTTTGCCATTGCGCCGCGCCTGATGATCAATCTGGCCGATCTGCCTGTGACGGGCTTGATCCAGAACGGCAGCCGCGTGAGTTACCGGCTGCATCTGGCGGGCGAGCCTGCCGCTGTAGCCGGTTTTGGCTCATGGGCCGAGGCGCGATTGGGGCGCGGCGAAAAGCTGGAAAGCCTGGATAACGCACGGCCTGAAATTCGCAACATCACCGAGCGCGCGCAACGCTTTTTACGGCTGGCGGCGTTGCTCGCGGTGATTCTGGCGGCAGTGGCAGTGGCGCTGGCAGCGGAACGTTATTTGCGGCGGCATCTCGACAGCTGCGCGGTGATGCGCTGTCTGGGTGCGTCGGGTGCGCAACTGCTGCTGATTCATGGCGGCGAATTTTTGCTCTTCGGGCTGCTGGCGACGCTGGTGGGTTGCGGGCTGGGCTATGCCACGCAGGCGGTGTTGCAACAGTTGCTCGGCGGCTTGCTGGTCACGGCGCTGCCTGCGCCGTCATGGCTGCCTTGGCTGCATGGCTTGCTGGTGGGGTTGATTCTGGTTGGTGGCTTTGCCTTGCCGCCGCTACTGCGGCTGCGCCGCGCATCAACGCTGCGTGTATTGCGCCGCGAGTTGGCGACCGAGCCAGCATCGATCATGGCTTATCTGCTGGGCAGTGTGCTGCTGGCGGCATTGATGCTGTGGATGGCGGACGGCCTGCGGCTGGGATTGATCGTGCTGGCCGGATTTCTTGCCGCGCTCATTGTGTTCACGCTGATGCTGCGCGGCTGGGTTGCGCTGCTTGGGCTGGTACGGCCAGCGGGTAGTGGCTATGGCTGGCGGCATGGGCTGGTGAATCTGCGCCGACGGCTGAATGCCACGCTGGTGCAAGCGGTAGCCCTCGCCTTGGGGCTGACGGCGCTGCTGCTCTTCACCGTGGCGCGTGGCGATTTGTTGGCGAGTTGGCAAAAGCGTCTGCCGGCGGATGCGCCGAATCGTTTTGTCATCAATATCCAGCCGGATCAGCGTCTCGCCATCGCCGACTTTTTCACGGCACACGGCTTGCCACCGCCTGCGCTGGCGCCCATGGTGCGTGGCCGCCTGGTCGCGGTGAATGGCGCCGCCATCAATCCGACAAGCTATCCCGATGAGCAAGCGCAGCGTCTGGTCGATCGCGAGTTCAATCTTTCCTGGTCTGCCGATCTGCCTGCGGGCAACCGCGTGACTAGCGGACGCTGGCATGGCAATATTCAGAGGGCGGAGTTTTCGGTGGAGCAGGGCATCGCAAAAACGCTGCATCTCAAGCTCGGTGACCGGTTGGTTTACGATATTGCCGGGCAGCGCGTTGAGGCATCGATTACTTCGCTGCGCACACTCGACTGGGATTCGATGCGCGTGAATTTTTTCGTCATCGCGCCGCCCGGCTTGCTGGATGCGGCATCGGCAAGCTATATCACCAGCTTTTATCTACCCGCAGCGCGAGGCGCTTTGATACCCGATCTGGTTAAGGCCTTTCCCAACCTGACAGTGATTGATGTGGCTTCCTTGGTGCGGCAGCTTAATGGGACGCTCGATCAGGTGGTGCATGCCGTTGAGCTGGTCTTCGGTTTTGCCGTGCTGGCCGGTCTGGCGGTGTTATCCGCGGCGCTGCAAGCCAGTAGTGACGAGCGCCAGCATGAGCTGGCCGTGCTGCGTGCTCTGGGCGCGCGGCGCCGACAATTGGCGCGCGCACTGCTGGCCGAGTTTCTGATGCTGGGCGCAATGGCTGGCCTGCTGGGCGGCATCGCGGCGAGCCTGATCGGCTGGGGATTGGCACGCTTTGTTTTTCAACTCGATTATTTGCCGCAGCCGCACTTGTGGTTCATCGGCCTGTTCGCGGGCAGTGCGATGGTGGCAGCCGTTGGCTGGATGAGCTCAGTGAAGCTGCTGCGCCAACCGGCGATGGTGGCTTTGCGCGGGTAG
- the thrS gene encoding threonine--tRNA ligase: MPVVITLPDGSKREYPQPLTVAEVAASIGTGLAKAALAGRVDGQLVDTSCLITQDAQLAIVTDKEADGLEVIRHSTAHLLAYAVKDLFPEAQVTIGPVIDNGFYYDFAYTRPFTPEDLEAIEKRMAELAKKDFPVIREVVPRDQAIEFFTSLGEHYKAELIAAIPEGEDVSLYREGDFVDLCRGPHVPSTGKLKVFKLMKVAGAYWRGDSDNAMLQRIYGTAWAKKEDLDAYLHMLEEAEKRDHRKLGRQLDLFHLQEEAPGMVFWHPHGWTVWQEIEQYMRQVYRDNGYQEVRCPQILERTLWEKSGHWEHYKDHMFTTESEKRDYAVKPMNCPGHVQIFNMGIRSYRDLPLRYGEFGSCHRNEPSGALHGVMRVRGFTQDDGHVFCTEDQIQPEVTAFNDLVRQVYADFGFTEVAVKLALRPASRVGEDASWDKAENALRASLTASGLQWEELPGEGAFYGPKIEFHIKDAIGRSWQCGTVQVDFSMPQRLGAEFVGEDNTRHTPVMLHRAILGSLERFIGILIENHAGAFPLWLAPVQIVVMTISEAQADYAIDVTQLLQKAGLRATSDLRGEKINYKIREHSLLKRPYLVVVGDKEKAAGLVALRARGNQDLGQMSPQALIERLLNEKSSKGGVAFSA; the protein is encoded by the coding sequence ATGCCGGTTGTCATTACCCTGCCCGATGGTTCAAAACGTGAATATCCACAGCCGTTGACGGTGGCCGAAGTTGCCGCGTCCATTGGTACGGGGCTGGCGAAAGCCGCGTTAGCGGGCCGTGTGGATGGTCAGTTGGTGGATACATCATGCCTGATTACGCAGGATGCACAGCTGGCGATTGTGACGGATAAAGAGGCCGATGGCCTGGAGGTTATTCGGCATTCGACCGCACATCTGCTGGCTTATGCCGTGAAAGACTTGTTCCCTGAAGCGCAGGTAACGATCGGTCCAGTGATCGACAACGGGTTTTACTACGACTTTGCCTACACCCGCCCCTTTACGCCAGAAGATTTGGAAGCGATTGAAAAGCGCATGGCGGAACTGGCGAAAAAAGATTTTCCTGTGATCCGCGAAGTCGTGCCGCGCGATCAGGCGATCGAGTTTTTTACTTCGCTGGGCGAGCATTACAAGGCCGAGCTGATTGCAGCGATTCCCGAAGGTGAAGATGTCTCGCTCTACCGTGAAGGCGATTTTGTCGATCTTTGCCGTGGTCCGCATGTGCCTTCAACTGGCAAGCTTAAAGTTTTCAAACTGATGAAAGTGGCCGGTGCTTATTGGCGGGGCGACTCTGACAATGCGATGTTGCAGCGGATTTACGGCACCGCATGGGCAAAGAAAGAAGACCTCGACGCCTATTTGCACATGCTCGAAGAAGCCGAGAAGCGCGATCATCGCAAGCTGGGCCGCCAACTTGACCTTTTCCATTTGCAGGAAGAAGCGCCGGGCATGGTGTTCTGGCATCCGCATGGCTGGACGGTGTGGCAGGAAATCGAGCAATACATGCGTCAGGTGTATCGCGACAATGGTTATCAGGAAGTGCGTTGCCCGCAGATTCTGGAGCGCACGCTGTGGGAAAAATCCGGCCATTGGGAGCATTACAAGGACCATATGTTTACCACCGAGTCGGAAAAGCGCGACTACGCGGTAAAACCAATGAATTGTCCCGGCCATGTGCAGATTTTCAATATGGGTATCCGCTCTTATCGCGACCTGCCGCTGCGCTATGGTGAATTCGGTTCATGTCATCGCAATGAGCCTTCAGGTGCGCTGCATGGCGTGATGCGTGTGCGTGGCTTTACGCAGGATGACGGGCATGTATTTTGTACTGAAGATCAGATTCAGCCGGAAGTCACGGCCTTTAATGATCTGGTGCGGCAGGTGTATGCCGATTTTGGCTTTACCGAGGTAGCCGTCAAACTGGCCTTGCGCCCGGCAAGCCGGGTAGGTGAAGATGCTTCGTGGGACAAGGCTGAAAATGCATTGCGCGCATCGCTGACGGCCAGTGGTTTGCAGTGGGAAGAACTCCCCGGCGAAGGTGCGTTTTACGGCCCGAAAATAGAATTTCATATCAAGGACGCCATTGGCCGCTCTTGGCAATGCGGCACGGTACAGGTCGATTTTTCCATGCCGCAGCGGCTGGGCGCTGAATTTGTTGGCGAAGACAATACACGCCATACGCCGGTGATGCTGCATCGGGCGATTCTCGGTTCGCTGGAGCGCTTTATCGGCATACTGATCGAAAACCATGCGGGTGCTTTCCCGTTGTGGCTGGCGCCGGTGCAGATTGTGGTGATGACTATCTCCGAAGCACAGGCGGATTACGCGATCGATGTCACTCAGTTATTGCAAAAAGCGGGCCTTCGCGCGACAAGTGATTTGCGTGGAGAGAAAATAAACTATAAAATACGCGAACATAGTTTGTTGAAGCGGCCTTACCTTGTCGTTGTGGGTGACAAGGAAAAGGCTGCCGGGTTGGTCGCTTTGCGTGCCCGTGGCAATCAAGATCTCGGGCAGATGTCCCCTCAAGCCTTGATTGAACGCTTGCTGAATGAAAAAAGCAGCAAGGGTGGCGTCGCTTTTTCGGCCTGA
- the infC gene encoding translation initiation factor IF-3, whose product MAQDKSQRLNDEITSPEVRLVGEDGEQLGIVPIRQALTLAEEAGLDLVEIAPTAVPPVCKIMDVGKFKYQEAKRLHEARQKQKQVLVKEIKFRPGTDENDYQIKLRNVVKFLGEGDKAKITLRFRGREMAHQEIGMRMLERIKADLEQQAMVEQFPKMEGRQLIMVLAPSKKKAH is encoded by the coding sequence ATCGCTCAAGATAAGTCGCAGCGCCTGAATGACGAAATTACCTCCCCTGAAGTGCGTTTGGTCGGGGAAGATGGCGAGCAGTTAGGTATTGTTCCAATACGTCAAGCATTGACACTGGCCGAAGAGGCTGGTCTGGATCTGGTAGAAATTGCGCCGACCGCCGTGCCTCCTGTGTGCAAGATCATGGACGTTGGCAAGTTCAAGTATCAGGAAGCCAAGCGTTTGCATGAGGCGCGACAGAAGCAAAAGCAGGTGTTGGTCAAGGAAATCAAGTTTCGCCCGGGTACGGATGAAAACGATTACCAGATCAAGTTGCGTAACGTGGTGAAGTTTCTCGGTGAGGGTGACAAGGCAAAAATTACTTTGCGTTTTCGGGGACGCGAGATGGCCCATCAGGAAATTGGCATGCGTATGCTGGAACGTATCAAAGCAGATCTTGAGCAACAGGCAATGGTTGAACAATTTCCGAAAATGGAAGGCCGCCAACTCATCATGGTGCTGGCACCTTCGAAGAAAAAAGCACATTGA
- the rpmI gene encoding 50S ribosomal protein L35: MPKMKTKSGAKKRFIVRASGSIKRSQAFKRHILTKKTTKTKRQLRGMLTVHASNVKSVRAMLPNA, from the coding sequence ATGCCGAAGATGAAGACCAAGAGCGGTGCCAAGAAGCGCTTTATCGTACGCGCTTCAGGCAGTATCAAGCGCTCACAGGCGTTTAAGCGCCACATTCTCACCAAGAAAACCACCAAGACCAAGCGGCAGTTGCGTGGCATGCTCACGGTTCACGCCTCTAATGTCAAATCCGTTCGCGCGATGCTGCCGAACGCTTAA
- the rplT gene encoding 50S ribosomal protein L20: MPRVKRGVTARARHKKVLDQAKGYRGRRSKVYRIAKEAVMKAGQYAYRDRRQRKRQFRVLWIARINAGARELGMKYSTLMNGLKKASIEVDRKVLADLAVFDKPAFAALANQARVQLSPSA, translated from the coding sequence ATGCCTAGAGTAAAACGTGGTGTAACGGCGCGCGCGCGTCACAAGAAAGTTCTCGACCAGGCCAAGGGTTACCGCGGCCGTCGCAGCAAGGTTTACCGTATTGCCAAAGAAGCGGTGATGAAGGCAGGTCAATATGCCTATCGTGACCGTCGGCAGCGTAAACGTCAATTCCGTGTGTTGTGGATTGCCCGTATTAACGCCGGTGCGCGTGAGTTGGGTATGAAGTACAGCACCTTGATGAACGGCTTGAAAAAAGCGTCCATCGAAGTGGATCGCAAGGTTCTGGCTGATCTGGCCGTGTTTGACAAGCCAGCATTTGCTGCGCTGGCGAATCAGGCCCGGGTTCAGCTTTCCCCTTCAGCTTGA
- the pheS gene encoding phenylalanine--tRNA ligase subunit alpha, with the protein MDNLDQHLDQLVTSAMADFALATEPAKLENAKAVYLGKEGSLTTLLKGLGKLPPEERKVAGAAINVAKERIESALVTRREELKNARLEAQLAAESLDITLPGRGMPRGTLHPVTKCLLRIEQLFRSIGFDVADGPEIESDWHNFTALNTPENHPARSMHDTFYLKGVDGKMQDDVLLRTHTSPVQIRTMLAHVERHKHLETLPELRVICPGRVYRVDSDATHSPMFHQVEGLWIGENVSFADLKGVVADFLRHFFESDDMSVRFRPSFFPFTEPSAEIDVAFMSGALQGRWLEIAGCGMVHPNVLRFGGFDPEKYTGFAFGMGSDRLAMLRYSIPDLRLFFEGDLRFLAQFN; encoded by the coding sequence ATGGATAACCTGGATCAACACCTGGATCAACTGGTGACCTCGGCCATGGCCGATTTTGCGCTGGCTACCGAACCTGCCAAGTTGGAGAATGCCAAGGCTGTTTACCTCGGTAAAGAAGGCTCTCTCACGACATTGCTCAAAGGGCTGGGCAAGTTGCCGCCAGAAGAGCGCAAAGTGGCAGGTGCTGCCATTAATGTGGCGAAAGAACGGATAGAGTCGGCGCTGGTGACACGGCGCGAAGAGCTGAAAAATGCTCGCCTTGAAGCCCAATTAGCCGCTGAGTCACTGGATATCACCTTGCCGGGGCGGGGCATGCCGCGTGGCACCCTGCATCCGGTGACTAAATGCCTTCTACGCATCGAGCAGCTCTTTCGCTCCATCGGTTTTGATGTGGCTGATGGCCCTGAGATTGAATCTGACTGGCACAATTTCACGGCGTTGAATACGCCTGAAAATCATCCGGCACGTTCGATGCACGATACTTTCTACCTCAAAGGCGTGGATGGCAAGATGCAGGATGACGTGCTGCTACGCACGCATACCAGCCCGGTACAGATTCGTACCATGCTGGCACATGTCGAGCGCCACAAACATCTCGAAACGCTGCCTGAGCTGCGTGTGATTTGCCCTGGCCGGGTGTATCGTGTGGATTCCGATGCCACGCATTCGCCCATGTTTCATCAGGTCGAGGGGTTATGGATAGGTGAGAATGTCAGCTTTGCTGATCTCAAAGGTGTTGTAGCGGATTTTCTCCGCCATTTTTTTGAATCAGACGATATGAGCGTGCGCTTTCGTCCATCCTTTTTTCCGTTCACCGAACCCTCCGCAGAAATTGATGTGGCCTTCATGAGTGGTGCATTGCAAGGTCGTTGGCTGGAAATCGCAGGCTGTGGCATGGTGCATCCGAACGTGCTGCGGTTTGGCGGTTTCGACCCGGAAAAGTACACCGGTTTTGCCTTTGGCATGGGATCAGATCGCTTGGCGATGCTGCGCTATTCCATTCCTGATCTGCGCTTATTTTTCGAAGGCGATTTGCGCTTTCTTGCGCAATTCAATTAA
- the pheT gene encoding phenylalanine--tRNA ligase subunit beta produces the protein MQFSESWLRSLCNPPLNTEELCHILTMAGLEVEEVKAAAPEFSGVFVAQVLTVEKHPDADKLNLCSVDAGQGEILQIVCGAPNVAAGLKVPCAVVGARLPTMEIKQAKVRGLDSFGMLCSSRELGIADDHGGLLVLPEDAVVGENIRTSLDLDDHLITIKLTPNRADCLSLLGIARELSALTGAPLILPVLPDAAPVAADYQDQRAIVLDAPAACPRYCGRILRGVNAQTRTPEWIKRRIERSGIRSISAVVDITNYVMLELGQPLHAFDDTKLSGDIHVRYPQPDELLLLLNGVEIEPKPDMLLIADEQRALALAGIMGGETSSVTAVSTDIFLESAFFAPVAIAGKARTLGFSSDASHRYERGVDFDLPRLAIERATALILACGGGESVKVGPIVEAVSPEHLPRRAPVMLRPARATKVLGIDVTAERAEALLGGLGLRVAQEGDHLVVTPPSFRFDIEIEEDLIEEIARLHGYDNIPSIPPVARVAMMPAAEFSRGPMQIRQAVAQRDYHEIVTYSFVDAAWEADFSSITTNTHPIVLANPIASNMSVMRSTLIGGLVDTLATNRKRQTERVRIFELGRCFFRTSNSAPVTGFDQPLRLAGLAAGFAVPEQWGVPPRRVDFYDVKADVEVLFSPHELSFEPVIHSAFHPGRSARVILKGQPVGVLGELHPRWVQKYALGQAPVVFELELAALLTCPQTEYTGVSRLPTVVRDLALVVAQTQPASAVQNALRAAAPAVVRDIVLFDVYQGQGLSDAQKSIAFHIVMQDTQRTLEDVEIEEVVAKLLAVAQNDFGALLR, from the coding sequence ATGCAATTTTCTGAATCCTGGCTGCGCAGCCTGTGTAACCCGCCACTAAATACTGAAGAACTCTGTCATATTCTTACGATGGCGGGGCTGGAGGTGGAAGAAGTGAAGGCCGCTGCGCCTGAGTTTTCCGGCGTATTTGTTGCCCAGGTGCTGACAGTCGAAAAACACCCTGATGCAGATAAGCTTAATCTCTGCTCTGTGGATGCGGGACAGGGTGAGATTTTGCAAATTGTTTGCGGCGCGCCGAATGTGGCTGCCGGATTAAAAGTGCCTTGTGCTGTGGTTGGCGCCCGCTTGCCCACGATGGAAATTAAACAAGCCAAAGTGCGCGGCCTGGATAGCTTTGGCATGCTTTGCTCGTCACGCGAGCTGGGCATAGCTGATGATCATGGCGGTTTGCTGGTGCTGCCGGAAGATGCAGTTGTCGGCGAAAACATTCGTACGTCCCTTGATCTTGATGACCATCTCATCACCATCAAGTTGACACCTAACCGTGCAGATTGTCTGTCGTTGCTAGGCATTGCGCGCGAACTGTCGGCATTGACAGGCGCGCCGCTGATTTTGCCTGTATTGCCTGACGCTGCGCCAGTGGCGGCTGACTATCAAGACCAACGCGCGATTGTCCTTGACGCGCCAGCCGCTTGCCCGCGCTATTGCGGCCGTATTCTGCGGGGTGTGAATGCACAAACGCGAACCCCTGAATGGATTAAACGGCGCATTGAGCGCAGTGGTATTCGCTCAATTTCAGCAGTGGTGGATATCACCAATTATGTCATGCTGGAACTCGGCCAGCCCTTGCATGCGTTTGATGATACCAAGCTTTCAGGTGATATCCATGTGCGTTACCCGCAGCCCGATGAACTTTTGTTGCTGCTCAATGGCGTAGAGATTGAGCCTAAGCCGGACATGCTACTGATTGCTGACGAGCAGCGCGCGCTTGCGTTGGCAGGAATCATGGGAGGCGAGACTTCAAGCGTGACAGCGGTATCAACCGATATTTTTCTGGAAAGCGCTTTTTTCGCGCCAGTGGCTATTGCGGGCAAAGCGCGGACTTTAGGTTTTTCGTCGGATGCCTCGCATCGTTATGAACGCGGGGTTGATTTTGATTTGCCACGCCTGGCGATTGAGCGTGCAACTGCGTTAATCCTTGCATGCGGGGGTGGTGAGAGTGTCAAAGTAGGTCCTATTGTCGAAGCTGTTTCTCCCGAGCATTTGCCTCGTCGCGCCCCGGTTATGCTTCGTCCGGCGCGTGCCACAAAAGTTTTGGGTATTGATGTCACGGCCGAGCGTGCAGAGGCCTTACTTGGCGGCTTGGGTTTGCGTGTGGCGCAAGAAGGTGATCACCTCGTTGTCACGCCGCCTTCTTTCCGCTTCGATATTGAAATTGAAGAAGATTTGATTGAGGAAATCGCGCGTCTGCACGGGTACGACAATATTCCCTCTATCCCACCTGTAGCGCGAGTTGCCATGATGCCTGCAGCCGAGTTTAGTCGTGGCCCGATGCAGATTCGGCAAGCGGTAGCTCAACGCGATTATCATGAAATTGTTACTTACAGCTTTGTCGATGCTGCGTGGGAGGCAGATTTTTCAAGCATTACAACCAATACTCACCCCATAGTGCTGGCTAATCCTATTGCCAGCAACATGAGCGTGATGCGTTCAACGCTCATCGGTGGCTTAGTTGACACATTAGCCACAAATCGCAAACGACAAACGGAGCGGGTGCGAATTTTTGAGCTTGGACGCTGTTTTTTCAGAACGAGCAACAGTGCGCCAGTGACTGGTTTTGATCAGCCGCTTCGACTAGCGGGCTTAGCAGCAGGCTTTGCCGTACCTGAGCAATGGGGTGTACCACCACGACGCGTGGATTTTTACGACGTAAAGGCCGATGTTGAAGTGCTTTTTTCACCGCACGAATTAAGCTTTGAACCCGTAATCCATTCCGCGTTTCACCCTGGGCGTAGCGCACGCGTGATACTTAAAGGCCAGCCTGTGGGCGTGCTGGGTGAGCTACACCCTCGATGGGTACAAAAATATGCCCTGGGGCAAGCGCCCGTGGTGTTTGAGCTTGAGCTGGCGGCATTGTTAACGTGTCCTCAAACTGAATACACCGGAGTATCACGTTTACCCACAGTGGTACGTGATCTTGCGCTCGTTGTTGCGCAAA